CCAACGCACTGCGGTCCGACGCGCTGCGCGACACCGCGATCATCCTCGGTGCGGTGCTCGCCGCCCTGGTGTTCGCCCTGGCTGTCGGCCGCTCACTGATCCGGTCGATCGGCCGTCTGCGCCGCGGCGCCCTGCACGTCGCGCAGGTCGAACTGCCCGAGGAGATCGAGCGACTCAGCAAGGGTGGCGGCGTCCCGGACATCACCGCGCTGCCGGTCCGCACCAGAGAAGAGGTGGGGCAGCTCGCTCGCGCGATCGACGACATCCACGCCCAGGCGGTGCGCCTGGCCGGCGAGCACGGTGTCCGCCTGCAGATCGGCGACATGTTCGAGACCCTGTCCCGCCGTAGCCGCTCGCTCGTGGAAGAGCAGCTGGCTCTGATCGAGACACTCGAGCTCGACGAAGAGGACCCGGTCCGGCTGGATCACCTGTTCCGCCTCGATCACCTCGCGACCCGCATGCGCCGCAACGGCGACAACCTTCTGGTGCTCGCGGACACGGTGGAGCGGCACCGCACATCGGCGCCCGTCGCGCTGCCCGACATGCTGCGCGCCGCGATGTCCGAGGTCGAGGAGTACCGCCGCGTCCAGGTCGGCCACCTGGCCGACGTCTCGATCGCCGGCTCGGCAGCCGGCGATATCGGCCACCTGATCGCCGAACTGCTCGACAATGCGCTGCGGTACTCGCCGCCGGAATCGCCGGTGATGGTGACGGTCGGCCGCGCGGTTGACGCCGGCTTGTTGGTCGAGGTGGCCGACCGCGGGCTGGGCATGTCAAAGGAAGACCTGACCATCGCGAACGAGCGGCTCGCGCTCGGTGGCGAGGTCACCTCCGAAACCGCCAAGCGCATGGGTCTGTTCGTGGTCGGCCGGTTGGCCCGCCGTCACGACGCGACGGTGCGGCTGCGCACCACCTCGGCCCTGACCGAACGGCCCGGCGTGACCGCGAGCGTGCACCTGCCCGGAACGCTCATCGCCCCGAGCGCGATGGACGCGTTCGAGGATCTGCACGCGGGCACGTTCGCCGACTCGCGCCCGCGGCCCACCGGGAACGGGCGGGGTGCGCACCGCAGCGAGCGCGACAACGGTGCCGCGCCGGCCCACCCCAACGGTGCGCAGCCGGCGTCGTTCGGCGAACCCGAGCGCGAGTCGGGCACCCCCGTCCAGGCCACCGTGAACGGGCTGCCGAAGCGCTCCCCTGGCGCCAGCGGGGTCAACGGCTTCCCGGCTGCCGATGCCGTGAAAGCCCCGGCACCCACGCAGGAGCCGGAACGCCGGCAGCGAGGCAACCCGCTGTCGTACTTCACGACGTCCACCACAGCCCCGGCCGAACCGGCACCATCCGCTCCCGAACCGCCCTCGGCCCCGGCCCCGGCTCCGGCCACCGAAGGTATGCGGCTGGACATCGAGTCCGAGAGTGCGCCGATCTTCGAGCGGATGGCCTCCGAGTGGCTGATGGACCCGACCGCGCCGGAATCGCGCTCCCGCGTCTGGGCCAGCTCCGCCGACGCGAGCTGGGCCGCTGCCGCGAAGGCTGTCGAGCAGGAACCCAAGCGGCACACCGCATCCGGACTGCCGATTCGCGAACGGGGCGCGCGCCTGGTGCCCGATGAGGCAAGATCGGAATCCCACGCCCGTGCCGACGCGGCCAACGATCCCGCGGCCATCCGCGACATCCTGAGCCGGCAGCTGGCCGGCGTTCGCAGGGGCCGAGCCGAGACCGACGCAGCACACCGCCGAATCGAAGGAGATCGATGAACACCGGCACGCAATCCCAAGGTCGGCCCGCCGGGTCTGCTGCACCGTCCTCAGGGACCCTCGACTGGTTCGTGTCGAACTTCGTCCGCGACGTGCCGGGGGTGTCCCACGCGATTCTGGTGTCGGCCGACGGCCTGCTGATGGCGTCCAACTCACACCTGCCGTCCGACCGCGCGGAGCAATTGGCCGCTGTCACATCCGGTTTGGCGAGCCTGTCGACCGGCGCCGCCCGGTTGTTCGAGGCCGGGAACGTTCGTCAGTCCATCGTCGAGATGGACGACGGATTCCTGCTGTTGATGGGTGTCGGCAACGGGTCGTACCTGGCCACCCTGGCGTCGATCTCGTGCGACATCGGCCAGGTCGGATACGAGATGGCGCTGCTCGTCGACCGGGTCGGCAAGACCGTGGAGGCCACTCCGCGGGCCACGCGTGGAGCTCGATGACGCTCAGCATGGACAAACCCCAGAAGCCGTCGGCCAGTCGGGCCAGGCCGTACACACTGACCGGGGGACGTACCCGGGCCCGCGTCGAGATGCCCATCGAGGCTCCGGTGGAGGCCCTGTTGTCCGGCGGCGAGCTCGACTGCGCGCCCGGCGACATCCCCGCCGTCATCGTCCGGTTGTGCAGCGAGCGACCATCGATCGCCGAGATCTCGGCCCATGCCGGGCTGCCCATCGGCGTAACCCGGGTGCTGGTCGGCGATCTGGTGGACAGCGGCCACCTCCGGGTGCACGCCACGCTGACCGACCGTTCGACCGTTGCGGAACGGCGCCGACTGATCGAAAGGACCCTCAGTGGATTACGCGCAATCTGACTCCGGCACCACGGTGTCGTCGACGAAGATCGTGGTCGCGGGCGGCTTCGGCGTCGGCAAGACCACGTTCGTCGGCGCCGTGTCGGAGATCGTGCCGTTGCGCACCGAGGCCCTCGTCACCAATGCCTCGCAGGGGTATGACGACCTCGACGCCATTCCCGGCAAGGAAACCACCACGGTTGCAATGGATTTCGGCCGGATCACGATCGCCGACGATCTGGTGCTGTACCTGTTCGGCACACCGGGGCAGCGACGGTTCTGGTTCATGTGGGACGACCTGGTCCACGGCGCGATCGGCGCGGTGGTGCTCGTCGACACCCGCAGACTCGAGGACAGCTTCGCGGCCGTCGACTTCTTCGAGGCCCGCAGCCTGCCGTTCTTGATCGCGGTCAACCAGTTCGAGGATTCCCCGACTCACACCGTCGAGGAGCTGCGCGAGGCCCTCTCCGTCTCCCCCACCGTTCCGATCATCAATGTCGACGCCCGGCAACGTGAATCGGCGAAGAACGCGTTGATCGCGATCACCTCATTTGCCCTCGATCGTCTGCCGACGACCGCGATCTGATCT
The genomic region above belongs to Mycolicibacterium sp. HK-90 and contains:
- a CDS encoding sensor histidine kinase KdpD, whose product is MDAHDPSVGEHARPTASRVAIEGWPLRWKVAATLVLPILLAATFGAVRIYNELSTASRLNVASDNAVIVVPAVELVDRLDGLAYAAASGAPTDEARAQFDESAAALATLVTSAEFDPAVAAQLTSAASTAKTLRDDINSGPIPHRLIAERVQDVTSGVISAIASTTATVDDRTVSPIADQLVNSLAAQRALTTQRILIAAPDFLDSDELRTEVADAAGAEAAAIDRLGQPTPTEESAALRTESDVRRDTYTQPLSEGVHAPAFTGAMRASVDQYRAMTERLASDLDGTLHQRANALRSDALRDTAIILGAVLAALVFALAVGRSLIRSIGRLRRGALHVAQVELPEEIERLSKGGGVPDITALPVRTREEVGQLARAIDDIHAQAVRLAGEHGVRLQIGDMFETLSRRSRSLVEEQLALIETLELDEEDPVRLDHLFRLDHLATRMRRNGDNLLVLADTVERHRTSAPVALPDMLRAAMSEVEEYRRVQVGHLADVSIAGSAAGDIGHLIAELLDNALRYSPPESPVMVTVGRAVDAGLLVEVADRGLGMSKEDLTIANERLALGGEVTSETAKRMGLFVVGRLARRHDATVRLRTTSALTERPGVTASVHLPGTLIAPSAMDAFEDLHAGTFADSRPRPTGNGRGAHRSERDNGAAPAHPNGAQPASFGEPERESGTPVQATVNGLPKRSPGASGVNGFPAADAVKAPAPTQEPERRQRGNPLSYFTTSTTAPAEPAPSAPEPPSAPAPAPATEGMRLDIESESAPIFERMASEWLMDPTAPESRSRVWASSADASWAAAAKAVEQEPKRHTASGLPIRERGARLVPDEARSESHARADAANDPAAIRDILSRQLAGVRRGRAETDAAHRRIEGDR
- a CDS encoding roadblock/LC7 domain-containing protein; the protein is MNTGTQSQGRPAGSAAPSSGTLDWFVSNFVRDVPGVSHAILVSADGLLMASNSHLPSDRAEQLAAVTSGLASLSTGAARLFEAGNVRQSIVEMDDGFLLLMGVGNGSYLATLASISCDIGQVGYEMALLVDRVGKTVEATPRATRGAR
- a CDS encoding DUF742 domain-containing protein; this encodes MTLSMDKPQKPSASRARPYTLTGGRTRARVEMPIEAPVEALLSGGELDCAPGDIPAVIVRLCSERPSIAEISAHAGLPIGVTRVLVGDLVDSGHLRVHATLTDRSTVAERRRLIERTLSGLRAI
- a CDS encoding ATP/GTP-binding protein is translated as MDYAQSDSGTTVSSTKIVVAGGFGVGKTTFVGAVSEIVPLRTEALVTNASQGYDDLDAIPGKETTTVAMDFGRITIADDLVLYLFGTPGQRRFWFMWDDLVHGAIGAVVLVDTRRLEDSFAAVDFFEARSLPFLIAVNQFEDSPTHTVEELREALSVSPTVPIINVDARQRESAKNALIAITSFALDRLPTTAI